In one window of Pseudomonas chlororaphis subsp. chlororaphis DNA:
- a CDS encoding FAD-dependent oxidoreductase: protein MPATASLHHPDIDCDVLVVGSGAAGLSAAVTAAWHGLKVIVVEKDPVFGGATAWSGGWAWVPCNPLARRAGIVEDVELPRTYLKHELGERYQPAMIDAYLEAGPRMVSFFERHTALQFADGNTIADIHGDTPGAGTGGRSVIAAPYDGREVGTLLKRLRKTMRETSFIGMPIMAGADLAAFLNLSRSLPAAWHVSKRVARHLRDLATHRRALQLVNGVALVARLAKSAQDLGVLLWESAPVTELLRDGDAVTGAIVSSATRGPIRIRARKAVVLAAGGFANDIERRKALFPRTPTGHEHLALPPLAVSGDGLRLGESVGARVDTDMASPVAWAPVSAVPYQDGSRGHFPHIIERGKPGIIGVLRNGQRFVNEADGYYDYVRAMVAAAPEGEEVASWLICSHGFQRRYGLGISRPFPVPLAPFIRSGYLKRGASIEELAQACGIDADGLRATLAEYNRHARQGQDPLFGRGSTPYHRKQGDPRQQPNPCVAPIEQGPFYAVKVQPGCFGTFAGLKVNPHAQVLDGQGQAIAGLYAAGSDMASIMGGHYPAGGINLGPALTFGYIAGRHIAGASDYE from the coding sequence ATGCCTGCCACCGCCTCCCTGCACCACCCCGATATCGATTGCGACGTGCTGGTCGTCGGCTCCGGCGCCGCCGGCCTTTCGGCGGCCGTGACCGCGGCCTGGCATGGCCTGAAGGTCATAGTGGTGGAGAAAGACCCGGTGTTCGGCGGTGCCACCGCCTGGTCCGGCGGCTGGGCCTGGGTGCCGTGCAACCCGCTGGCGCGACGGGCCGGCATAGTCGAGGACGTGGAACTGCCGCGCACTTACCTGAAACACGAACTGGGCGAACGCTACCAGCCAGCAATGATCGACGCCTACCTCGAAGCCGGGCCGCGCATGGTGTCGTTCTTCGAGCGCCATACCGCGCTGCAATTCGCCGACGGCAACACCATCGCCGATATCCACGGCGATACGCCGGGCGCCGGCACTGGCGGACGCTCGGTGATCGCCGCGCCCTACGATGGGCGCGAGGTCGGCACGCTGCTCAAGCGCCTGCGCAAGACCATGCGCGAAACCTCGTTCATCGGCATGCCGATCATGGCCGGCGCCGACCTTGCGGCCTTCCTCAACCTGAGCCGTTCGCTGCCGGCGGCCTGGCACGTGAGCAAACGCGTCGCTCGCCACCTGCGCGACCTCGCCACCCATCGCCGCGCCCTGCAACTGGTCAACGGTGTGGCGCTGGTGGCGCGCCTGGCCAAGTCGGCGCAGGACCTTGGCGTACTGCTCTGGGAATCGGCGCCGGTCACCGAGCTGCTGCGCGACGGCGACGCGGTGACCGGAGCGATTGTCAGCAGCGCCACCCGGGGGCCCATTCGTATCCGCGCCCGCAAAGCGGTGGTGCTGGCGGCCGGTGGCTTCGCCAATGACATCGAGCGGCGCAAGGCACTGTTCCCACGCACGCCCACCGGTCACGAGCATCTGGCCCTGCCGCCGCTGGCGGTGTCGGGCGACGGCTTGCGCCTGGGGGAAAGCGTCGGTGCCCGGGTCGATACCGACATGGCGTCCCCCGTGGCCTGGGCCCCGGTTTCCGCGGTGCCCTACCAGGACGGCAGCCGCGGGCATTTCCCGCACATCATCGAGCGCGGCAAGCCGGGGATCATCGGCGTCTTGCGCAACGGCCAACGCTTCGTCAACGAAGCCGACGGTTACTACGACTATGTGCGAGCAATGGTCGCGGCGGCGCCCGAGGGCGAAGAAGTGGCGTCATGGCTGATCTGCAGCCACGGCTTCCAGCGCCGCTATGGCCTGGGCATCTCCCGGCCCTTCCCGGTACCGCTGGCGCCCTTTATCCGCAGTGGCTACCTGAAGCGTGGCGCGAGCATCGAGGAACTGGCCCAGGCCTGCGGCATCGATGCGGACGGCTTGCGCGCCACCCTGGCGGAATACAACCGGCATGCCCGACAAGGCCAGGACCCGCTGTTCGGCCGGGGCTCGACGCCCTACCACCGCAAGCAGGGCGACCCGCGCCAGCAACCCAACCCGTGCGTAGCGCCCATCGAACAGGGGCCGTTCTACGCGGTGAAAGTCCAGCCGGGCTGCTTCGGCACGTTCGCCGGGCTCAAGGTCAACCCCCACGCCCAGGTGCTCGACGGCCAGGGCCAGGCCATCGCCGGCCTGTACGCCGCCGGCAGCGACATGGCCAGTATCATGGGCGGCCACTACCCCGCCGGCGGCATCAATCTCGGCCCGGCGCTGACCTTCGGCTATATCGCCGGGCGGCACATCGCGGGCGCCAGCGATTACGAATAA
- the pcaG gene encoding protocatechuate 3,4-dioxygenase subunit alpha codes for MPIQLLPETPSQTAGPYVHIGLALAAAGNPTRSDEIWNRMAGPDAQGEKILLIGHVYDGNGHLVRDSFLEFWQANHEGVYDPVFDSEKAFNSFGRTATTFDAGEWTLHTVKPGVVNNAAGVPMAPHINVALFARGINIHLHTRLYFADEPEANAACPVLNLIEQPQRRDTLLTHPCDVDGQRAYRFDIRIQGEEETVFFDF; via the coding sequence ATGCCTATCCAATTGCTGCCTGAAACCCCTTCGCAAACGGCCGGCCCATATGTGCACATCGGCCTGGCGCTGGCCGCCGCGGGCAACCCGACCCGCAGCGACGAGATCTGGAACCGGATGGCCGGGCCCGACGCCCAGGGGGAAAAGATCCTGCTGATCGGCCATGTGTACGACGGCAACGGCCATCTGGTGCGCGACTCGTTCCTCGAGTTCTGGCAAGCTAACCACGAGGGCGTCTACGACCCTGTGTTCGATTCGGAGAAAGCCTTCAACAGCTTCGGGCGCACGGCCACCACCTTCGATGCCGGCGAGTGGACGCTGCACACGGTCAAGCCGGGCGTGGTGAACAACGCCGCCGGGGTGCCGATGGCGCCGCACATCAACGTGGCGCTGTTCGCCCGGGGGATCAACATCCACCTGCACACGCGCCTGTATTTCGCCGACGAGCCGGAAGCCAATGCCGCCTGCCCGGTGCTGAACCTGATCGAGCAGCCGCAGCGGCGCGACACCCTGCTGACGCATCCCTGTGACGTGGACGGGCAGCGGGCGTACCGCTTCGATATCCGCATCCAGGGGGAAGAGGAGACGGTGTTCTTCGATTTCTGA
- a CDS encoding IclR family transcriptional regulator: protein MAGSQIERVFSVLESLTSDPRGLPMQTLAEQLGIPKSATHRLLAELIRLGYVRQNPDSLRYHLSTKLVAMGFRYLSSSGADIVQPVLDRLAQETGELVRLGVIEDERQTWIAKSQGARSGLRYDPDMGREAPLFYTASGHAWLACLSDAEALSLVERQAAEIPADLGPNAPRSNIELLERLRLAREQGYAWVEESSAVGTSAVAAVVRHPVDGRVVGVLSIAGPSARMPLARLHELAPRLLKFTDELSAASQASELFS from the coding sequence ATGGCCGGCAGTCAAATCGAGCGCGTCTTCAGCGTTCTGGAAAGTCTTACCAGCGACCCCCGCGGCCTGCCGATGCAGACCCTGGCCGAGCAGCTGGGCATCCCCAAAAGCGCCACCCACCGGCTGTTGGCGGAGCTGATCCGCCTGGGCTACGTGCGCCAGAACCCGGACAGCCTGCGCTATCACCTGTCGACCAAGCTGGTGGCCATGGGCTTTCGCTACCTGTCCAGCAGCGGCGCGGATATCGTCCAGCCGGTGCTCGACCGGCTGGCCCAGGAAACCGGCGAGCTGGTGCGCCTCGGGGTGATCGAGGACGAGCGCCAGACCTGGATCGCCAAGTCCCAGGGCGCCCGTTCCGGGTTGCGCTACGACCCCGACATGGGCCGCGAGGCGCCGTTGTTCTACACCGCTTCCGGGCACGCCTGGCTGGCCTGCCTGAGCGATGCCGAGGCGTTGTCGCTGGTGGAGCGCCAGGCGGCCGAGATCCCCGCGGACCTGGGCCCGAACGCGCCGCGCTCGAACATCGAACTGCTCGAACGCCTGCGCCTGGCCCGGGAACAGGGCTACGCCTGGGTCGAGGAAAGCTCGGCGGTGGGCACCTCGGCGGTGGCCGCGGTGGTGCGTCATCCGGTCGACGGCCGGGTGGTCGGAGTGCTGAGCATCGCCGGTCCGAGCGCGCGCATGCCGCTGGCGCGCCTGCATGAACTGGCGCCGCGGCTGTTGAAGTTCACCGACGAACTCTCGGCCGCCAGCCAGGCCTCCGAACTCTTCAGCTGA
- the pcaH gene encoding protocatechuate 3,4-dioxygenase subunit beta: MSDADSSRFVIRDRNWHPKALTPDYKTSVARSPRQALVSIPQSLSETSGPDFSHLKTGRFDNDLLLNFNNGGLPVGERIIVAGRVCDQYGQPIPHTLVEMWQANAGGRYRHKNDRYLAPLDPNFGGVGRALTDRDGYYSFRTIKPGPYPWRNGPNDWRPAHIHFSISGPSIATRLITQLYFEGDPLIPLCPIVKSIANPQAVQSLIARLDMSSANPMDCLAYRFDIVLRGQRKTHFENC, from the coding sequence ATGTCCGATGCAGACAGCAGTCGTTTCGTTATCCGTGACCGTAATTGGCATCCCAAGGCCCTGACCCCCGACTACAAGACCTCCGTGGCCCGTTCGCCACGCCAGGCACTGGTGAGCATCCCGCAATCGCTGAGCGAAACCAGCGGCCCCGATTTCTCCCATCTGAAGACCGGGCGTTTCGACAACGACCTGCTGCTCAACTTCAATAACGGCGGCTTGCCGGTGGGCGAGCGAATCATCGTCGCCGGTCGGGTTTGCGATCAGTACGGCCAGCCGATTCCCCATACCCTGGTGGAGATGTGGCAAGCCAACGCCGGTGGTCGCTACCGGCACAAGAACGACCGCTACCTGGCGCCCCTGGACCCGAACTTCGGCGGTGTCGGCCGGGCCCTGACCGACCGTGACGGCTACTACAGCTTCCGCACCATCAAGCCCGGCCCTTACCCGTGGCGCAACGGCCCGAACGACTGGCGCCCGGCGCATATCCACTTCTCCATCAGCGGGCCGTCGATCGCCACGCGGTTGATCACCCAGCTGTATTTCGAGGGCGACCCGCTGATCCCGCTGTGCCCGATCGTCAAGTCGATCGCCAACCCGCAGGCGGTGCAGAGCCTGATCGCGCGGCTGGACATGAGCAGCGCCAACCCGATGGACTGCCTGGCCTATCGCTTCGACATCGTGTTGCGCGGCCAGCGCAAGACCCACTTCGAGAATTGCTGA
- the pcaQ gene encoding pca operon transcription factor PcaQ, with translation MNIDTRIKFRHLVCFLEMSRQGSLARAADVLAVSQPAMSKTLKELEELLDTRLFARSKAGLSLTEAGMAFLRYAGPSVQALREGVNTLRGGEYAAGVVRLGVLSTAESLLLPEVVRRLHERHSALVVSVVTGPSAYLLSQLRVGDVDLVVGRMTDSPQIQGLSFEHLYSESMTLVARPDHPLLHGPLDRHALEQYPLVLPLAGTTIRKFADSLFVQCGISQSRQRLETLSVALSRRYALSSDALWIAPLDAVRLDLANGELREIELGQREPGGSVGISSNASLPLSLAAQWCVEVLREVGQAYREGRYP, from the coding sequence TTGAACATCGATACCCGCATCAAATTCCGTCACCTCGTATGTTTTCTTGAAATGTCTCGCCAGGGCAGCCTGGCGCGGGCGGCGGATGTGCTCGCGGTAAGCCAGCCGGCGATGTCGAAAACCCTCAAGGAACTGGAAGAACTGCTCGATACCCGGCTGTTCGCCCGGAGCAAGGCCGGGCTCAGCCTGACCGAGGCCGGCATGGCCTTTCTGCGTTACGCCGGGCCCTCGGTGCAGGCCCTGCGCGAGGGGGTGAACACCCTGCGAGGTGGCGAATATGCCGCCGGCGTGGTGCGCCTGGGTGTGCTTTCGACCGCCGAAAGCCTGCTGCTCCCGGAGGTGGTGCGGCGCCTGCACGAACGGCATTCGGCGCTGGTGGTGAGCGTGGTCACCGGCCCCAGCGCCTATCTGCTGTCGCAGTTGCGGGTCGGCGATGTCGACCTGGTGGTCGGGCGCATGACGGACAGCCCGCAGATCCAGGGCCTGAGTTTCGAGCATCTGTACAGCGAGTCCATGACCCTGGTGGCGCGCCCCGATCATCCGTTGCTGCACGGGCCGCTGGACCGACATGCGCTGGAGCAGTATCCGCTGGTGTTGCCGCTGGCCGGCACCACCATCCGCAAGTTCGCCGACAGCCTGTTCGTGCAGTGCGGCATCAGCCAGTCGCGCCAGCGCCTGGAAACCCTCTCGGTGGCCTTGAGCCGGCGTTATGCGCTGTCCAGCGATGCGCTGTGGATCGCCCCGCTGGATGCGGTGCGCCTGGACCTGGCCAACGGCGAGCTGCGCGAGATCGAGCTCGGGCAGCGTGAGCCGGGCGGCTCGGTGGGCATCTCCAGCAACGCCAGCCTGCCGCTGTCGCTGGCGGCGCAATGGTGCGTGGAGGTGCTGCGGGAGGTCGGACAAGCCTATCGCGAGGGGCGTTATCCATAA